In one window of Verrucomicrobiota bacterium DNA:
- a CDS encoding helix-turn-helix transcriptional regulator, with protein sequence MIAKILTSDAEPAARALDAILWIESKLDSRDYEALTQLPRLGQEQPAIYTQTPSHAVEKPTPMMVKNNLKHLITQKGVYHSDIAVATGIPRSTIARVCKFGDLQACFVPAICGYFGIAPQQLLTSDLTRPADTSETSPHHDAPSQPEAENQPSPVKCEKTFDDMIVQHDPAAVAETIAQNLAGMMFERNLTANGLALKAGIASPQCYKTLKKEAVPKQDTLSKLAKALDVTEVQILDPRRENVVPNPSLVKANLNSIIAHHGIASSTYFVRFCRMDSKIMHEVLATGDISALQAHRIVRTEGERFSVRQLVMEDITAMYPPAPVLNPLVISRNLQSIGWERGLYPAEIARMAGISPMSAVAYAQARSRRIDRNLLTEVARALGISLAELADPARPEITVTPFFKTNLEHLINSSGMAPTPLGEACGIELRVQRTLLGGTDPNPHQVAKLARFFHVSPRDLLMTDLRGFHSPPDQRQAQNRDQQSAQVSENNADADDPSGEERESAEPICCSIERCSGT encoded by the coding sequence ATGATTGCAAAGATTCTGACTTCGGACGCAGAGCCGGCGGCCAGGGCGCTGGACGCAATTCTCTGGATCGAATCGAAGTTGGATAGTCGGGACTATGAGGCGTTAACACAATTGCCACGTTTGGGGCAGGAGCAGCCGGCGATATACACACAGACTCCGTCGCACGCAGTCGAAAAGCCGACTCCAATGATGGTGAAGAACAACCTGAAGCATCTGATAACGCAAAAGGGCGTTTATCACAGCGACATTGCTGTCGCTACTGGCATTCCTCGATCCACTATTGCGCGGGTCTGCAAATTCGGCGATTTGCAGGCGTGCTTTGTGCCGGCCATTTGCGGCTATTTTGGTATCGCCCCTCAACAATTGTTGACAAGCGACCTGACCCGCCCGGCGGACACCTCGGAAACCAGTCCTCATCATGATGCGCCTTCCCAGCCGGAGGCCGAGAACCAACCATCTCCCGTGAAGTGCGAAAAAACTTTTGACGACATGATTGTGCAGCATGATCCAGCCGCCGTTGCAGAAACAATCGCTCAGAATTTGGCGGGCATGATGTTCGAACGGAATTTGACGGCCAACGGGCTTGCGCTCAAGGCAGGTATTGCCTCTCCGCAGTGTTACAAAACTCTCAAGAAGGAGGCGGTCCCGAAGCAGGACACCCTTTCGAAGCTGGCTAAAGCGTTGGATGTGACCGAGGTTCAAATACTGGATCCGAGACGAGAGAACGTTGTTCCAAATCCATCTCTCGTTAAAGCCAATCTCAACTCCATCATCGCCCACCACGGAATCGCGAGCAGCACGTACTTTGTTCGGTTTTGCCGGATGGACAGCAAGATCATGCACGAGGTGCTCGCGACGGGAGACATTTCAGCGTTGCAGGCGCATCGCATCGTTCGGACCGAGGGCGAAAGATTCTCAGTCCGGCAGTTAGTGATGGAGGATATAACTGCCATGTACCCGCCGGCGCCGGTGCTCAATCCACTCGTCATCAGCAGGAATCTCCAAAGCATCGGTTGGGAACGAGGCTTGTATCCGGCGGAAATTGCGCGAATGGCGGGCATCTCGCCAATGTCCGCGGTCGCTTACGCTCAAGCAAGGTCGCGCCGCATTGACCGCAATCTACTCACGGAGGTCGCACGAGCACTTGGGATCAGCCTTGCTGAACTGGCCGACCCGGCTCGGCCCGAAATCACGGTGACCCCATTCTTCAAGACGAATCTCGAACACCTCATCAACTCATCCGGAATGGCACCGACGCCTCTGGGTGAAGCTTGCGGGATAGAATTAAGAGTTCAACGCACGCTATTAGGCGGCACAGACCCTAACCCGCACCAAGTGGCGAAGCTGGCCCGATTTTTTCACGTGTCGCCGCGAGATCTGCTTATGACGGATCTGCGTGGGTTCCATTCCCCGCCTGACCAGAGGCAAGCACAAAACCGTGATCAGCAATCGGCGCAAGTGTCCGAGAATAACGCCGACGCGGACGATCCGAGTGGCGAAGAACGCGAATCCGCGGAACCAATTTGCTGTTCAATTGAACGGTGCAGCGGCACATGA
- a CDS encoding DUF2399 domain-containing protein: protein MKSASPILRALARLYAESRAGRTGAGQRDFLVDFKKLLAAAGCEDGDDRETAIRQLRELHGKLLRLEGPRRDADIIHQVRLPLANEANLFALLGDPPPAERRLRLAQQFAEAVHADVPDRWRESWRKCCAEFQQAAIQGAAITPFSRDDLAVNSELLALVPKLLAWHAKGEESLLRFASCVLTSNSKRLGELAAEDDTGNRRGKLGAILERVTDGEIRSLEDVGILQAPRFALVHGPIRLLLDGEWLNLGSLQGPCRLSETDITRAERVETPARRCLTVENETSFHELAKLRSGELLICTSYPGSATLALLNKLPDALEFWHFGDSDPEGFDILRDLRERTRRPFRSLHMNWRPATDSPTLDAAEERLVNKLLKSEAMQSEREVLKTMLNAHKLGSFEQESLGRPTQREWPFYS, encoded by the coding sequence ATGAAATCCGCCTCTCCAATCCTCCGCGCACTCGCCAGGCTCTACGCCGAGTCCAGGGCCGGACGCACTGGCGCGGGTCAGCGCGACTTCCTGGTGGATTTCAAGAAGCTGCTGGCTGCTGCCGGATGCGAAGATGGCGATGATCGGGAAACCGCCATCCGCCAACTTCGTGAATTGCATGGCAAGCTGCTGCGCCTTGAAGGTCCACGCCGGGACGCAGACATCATTCATCAGGTCCGACTCCCGCTCGCCAATGAAGCCAACCTATTTGCACTGCTGGGCGATCCTCCGCCCGCAGAACGCCGCCTCCGGCTGGCTCAACAGTTTGCCGAGGCAGTTCATGCCGACGTTCCCGACCGCTGGCGCGAGTCGTGGCGAAAATGCTGCGCGGAATTCCAGCAAGCGGCGATTCAAGGGGCAGCCATTACTCCATTCTCTCGCGACGATTTGGCCGTCAATTCTGAACTGCTGGCACTCGTTCCCAAGTTGCTAGCCTGGCACGCCAAGGGAGAGGAGTCGCTATTGCGGTTTGCCAGTTGTGTGCTGACAAGTAACTCCAAACGACTCGGCGAACTCGCGGCGGAAGATGACACCGGCAACCGTCGTGGCAAACTCGGCGCGATTCTCGAACGCGTGACCGATGGCGAGATTCGTTCTCTTGAAGACGTTGGCATCCTGCAAGCGCCGCGCTTTGCGCTCGTCCATGGACCGATTCGTCTGTTGCTGGACGGTGAATGGCTGAACTTGGGTTCGCTCCAAGGCCCATGCCGCCTGTCCGAAACCGACATCACCCGCGCGGAACGAGTTGAAACTCCCGCCCGCCGCTGCCTGACTGTGGAAAACGAAACCAGTTTTCACGAGTTGGCAAAGCTCCGTTCCGGCGAATTGCTCATTTGCACGAGCTATCCAGGTTCTGCGACGCTCGCATTGCTGAACAAGCTGCCGGATGCATTGGAGTTTTGGCATTTTGGTGACAGTGACCCGGAAGGTTTTGACATTCTCCGTGACCTTCGAGAACGCACCCGCCGACCGTTTCGATCTCTTCACATGAACTGGCGACCTGCGACGGACTCTCCCACTCTGGATGCCGCTGAAGAACGGCTCGTCAATAAATTGCTGAAGTCGGAAGCCATGCAATCCGAACGCGAGGTTCTGAAAACCATGTTGAACGCGCACAAACTAGGCAGCTTCGAACAGGAATCCCTCGGACGGCCGACTCAGCGGGAATGGCCATTCTATTCTTGA